In a single window of the Ignavibacteria bacterium genome:
- a CDS encoding tetratricopeptide repeat protein gives MLLRLLICAFIALTNIVHAQQNKFSICQEEQMFTSSKQNFDDGNLEQSMFEFQAFLQQYPVSLHREKALYLQCECLYYLGKYDEARVHYRSFFEENPFSLYAVNVSMRLGELAFTSEQFDTAITYYASVLEKTADEKTSSRAAYFIGEAFAHLGDTSKAIHYVLLSLTFDSVSDNCVRTKFFGSELFYKQRQFDAALTMISSLPPTISFSQFYFAQLRIIEILCEQKKYAEALQTITNVNSDSLDEFQKASLDIWKIQTYEGMKDIATTSALCEKFLRAYPQHIQSENMRLLLGKTYLKEQRYFEAEEILSDVLKTNIENRNEIELYLGFAMKNAGKNDEASRMFANVVHDSDSQYYCYGLFALALLDFQENKLEIAEKKFFTLIERLHSKQRTEYDSILLGESYRMLGETYFARKNFINAQAVFDSAQMLLSNDSLKNQALLREAFSYYKLNMFEVAGNHFQRAVLHPHSSIDETFFWTGESYFRAGNFLEAKRFYSQITTKYTSSKRFDEAMFGYGCASFALKKFREAENVFERIIVEYPSSPLVLDSYLRLGDSYYYLKEYKNAAAAYRKILEKYPQCNESDYATYQLAQTRYRNGETEDAVLQLRNLQRQFPQSLLRDKAQYSIGKIYFQEKNFPHAITEFEILQTKYPESAFIPRGIVGIGDCYYNLAQYEKAIVSYQKVLKNFPTSDDVDFALQGITYSYTIQNNEEEAKRLIDEFYETYPQKKK, from the coding sequence ATGCTCTTGAGACTGCTCATTTGCGCATTCATCGCTCTGACAAACATTGTGCATGCGCAACAGAATAAGTTTTCGATTTGTCAAGAAGAACAAATGTTCACATCGTCGAAACAAAACTTTGACGATGGAAACCTTGAACAATCGATGTTTGAATTTCAGGCGTTTCTTCAGCAGTATCCCGTTTCTCTTCATCGTGAAAAAGCGTTGTATTTGCAATGCGAATGTTTGTATTATCTCGGCAAGTACGACGAAGCACGCGTTCATTATCGTTCCTTCTTTGAAGAAAATCCGTTTTCATTATATGCTGTCAATGTATCAATGCGATTGGGAGAACTTGCATTTACTTCGGAACAGTTTGATACGGCGATAACATACTACGCATCTGTTTTAGAAAAAACTGCAGATGAAAAAACTTCTTCGCGAGCGGCGTATTTTATCGGAGAAGCGTTTGCACACCTTGGCGATACGTCGAAAGCAATCCACTATGTTTTACTTTCGCTTACGTTTGACTCAGTCTCGGATAATTGCGTGCGTACCAAATTTTTTGGCAGTGAACTCTTTTACAAACAAAGACAATTCGACGCTGCGCTCACAATGATTTCTTCTTTGCCACCCACTATTTCGTTTTCACAATTTTATTTCGCACAGTTGCGTATCATCGAAATACTTTGCGAACAAAAAAAATATGCAGAAGCGTTGCAAACAATTACAAACGTGAACAGCGATTCTTTGGACGAATTTCAAAAAGCGTCGCTGGATATATGGAAGATACAGACGTACGAAGGGATGAAAGATATCGCAACGACAAGTGCATTGTGCGAAAAATTTTTGCGTGCATATCCACAACATATTCAATCGGAAAACATGCGGTTGCTATTGGGAAAAACGTATTTAAAAGAGCAAAGGTATTTTGAAGCGGAAGAAATATTGAGCGATGTATTGAAAACGAATATAGAAAACAGAAATGAGATTGAGTTGTATCTTGGTTTCGCGATGAAGAATGCTGGGAAAAACGATGAAGCGTCGCGTATGTTTGCAAATGTTGTACACGATAGTGATTCACAGTATTATTGTTATGGATTGTTTGCGTTGGCATTGTTAGATTTTCAAGAAAACAAATTGGAAATAGCAGAGAAAAAATTTTTTACGCTCATTGAGAGATTGCATAGCAAACAACGTACGGAGTATGATTCAATATTGCTAGGCGAAAGTTATCGAATGCTTGGCGAAACATATTTTGCGCGAAAAAATTTTATCAATGCACAAGCTGTATTCGACAGTGCGCAAATGTTGTTGAGTAATGATTCGTTGAAGAATCAAGCATTATTGCGCGAAGCGTTTTCGTATTACAAATTGAATATGTTTGAAGTTGCCGGAAATCATTTTCAGCGCGCTGTTCTTCATCCACACTCATCAATAGACGAAACGTTTTTTTGGACTGGTGAATCATATTTTCGTGCAGGAAATTTTTTGGAAGCAAAACGGTTTTATTCACAAATCACGACGAAGTACACATCCAGTAAGAGATTCGATGAAGCGATGTTTGGATACGGATGCGCATCGTTTGCTTTGAAAAAATTTCGTGAAGCGGAAAATGTTTTTGAACGTATCATCGTAGAATATCCATCGTCGCCGCTTGTTCTTGATTCATATTTGCGCTTAGGAGATTCTTATTATTATTTAAAAGAATATAAAAATGCGGCAGCGGCGTACCGAAAAATATTAGAGAAATATCCACAGTGTAACGAAAGTGATTATGCAACATATCAGCTGGCGCAAACACGTTACCGCAACGGAGAAACAGAGGATGCCGTATTGCAACTCCGCAATTTACAACGGCAATTTCCACAATCATTACTTCGAGACAAAGCGCAATATTCGATTGGAAAAATTTATTTTCAGGAAAAAAACTTCCCCCATGCAATTACGGAATTTGAAATATTGCAAACGAAATATCCCGAAAGCGCATTCATCCCAAGAGGAATAGTAGGTATCGGCGATTGTTATTATAATCTCGCACAATATGAAAAAGCAATCGTGTCGTACCAAAAAGTGTTAAAGAATTTTCCGACGAGCGATGATGTAGATTTTGCATTGCAGGGAATTACGTATTCATATACTATCCAGAATAATGAAGAGGAAGCAAAACGATTGATAGATGAATTTTATGAAACATATCCACAGAAAAAAAAGTGA